In one window of Macaca thibetana thibetana isolate TM-01 chromosome 5, ASM2454274v1, whole genome shotgun sequence DNA:
- the LOC126955210 gene encoding transcription factor BTF3 homolog 4 isoform X1, translating into MNQEKLAKLQAQVRIGGKGTARRKKKVVHRTATADDKKLQSSLKKLAVNNIAGIEEVNMIKDDGTVIHFNNPKVQASLSANTFAITGHAEAKPITEMLPGILSQLGADSLTSLRKLAEQFPRQVLDSKAPKPEDIDEEDDDVPDLVENFDEASKNEAN; encoded by the coding sequence ATGAATCAAGAAAAGTTAGCCAAACTTCAGGCTCAGGTCCGGATAGGGGGCAAGGGTACAGCTCGCAGAAAGAAGAAGGTGGTACACAGAACAGCCACAGCTGATGACAAAAAGCTTCAGAGTTCTCTAAAAAAACTGGCTGTGAATAATATAGCTGGTATTGAAGAGGTGAACATGATTAAAGATGATGGGACAGTTATTCATTTCAACAATCCCAAAGTCCAAGCTTCCCTTTCTGCTAACACCTTTGCAATTACTGGTCATGCAGAAGCCAAACCAATCACAGAAATGCTTCCTGGAATATTAAGTCAGCTTGGTGCTGACAGTTTAACAAGCCTTAGGAAGTTAGCTGAACAGTTCCCACGGCAAGTCTTGGACAGTAAAGCACCAAAACCAGAAGACATTGATGAGGAGGATGATGATGTTCCAGATCTTGTAGAAAATTTTGATGAGGCATCAAAGAATGAAGCTAACTAA
- the LOC126955210 gene encoding transcription factor BTF3 homolog 4 isoform X2: MNQEKLAKLQAQVRIGGKGTARRKKKVVHRTATADDKKLQSSLKKLAVNNIAGIEESWTVKHQNQKTLMRRMMMFQIL; encoded by the exons ATGAATCAAGAAAAGTTAGCCAAACTTCAGGCTCAGGTCCGGATAGGGGGCAAGGGTACAGCTCGCAGAAAGAAGAAGGTGGTACACAGAACAGCCACAGCTGATGACAAAAAGCTTCAGAGTTCTCTAAAAAAACTGGCTGTGAATAATATAGCTGGTATTGAAGAG TCTTGGACAGTAAAGCACCAAAACCAGAAGACATTGATGAGGAGGATGATGATGTTCCAGATCTTGTAG